One genomic region from Epinephelus moara isolate mb chromosome 8, YSFRI_EMoa_1.0, whole genome shotgun sequence encodes:
- the asphd2 gene encoding aspartate beta-hydroxylase domain-containing protein 2, whose protein sequence is MEWSLENVREMVAGGMQSIRECEICAFAIAMCVLLLFMWYCYRVGREHGSSPLRGRYLAGPSRIGGVVGGFMSSDCRGRGKGKHGSMLEEQNGFAFCQSSECFRCTSAGESLNQRLYHSLQDYAKRYTWSGMGRVHKGVRDQGRYLNSRPTIQRPEVFFLPDLPSAPFFSREVQRHDVELLEQSFPALLAEFESIYHQPPARSGSSLPPGWKANNTPRGQWWTYYLVNQGTPLVLNVRRCPRAWRVLGQLRTFIANNVFGNACFSVLTPGALITEHYGPTNVRLRCHLGLRVPPSCELVVGGEPQCWSEGSCLLFDDSFLHRAFHEGGAEDGPRVVFMVDLWHPNVAAAERQALDYIFTPGRLEDKEGK, encoded by the exons ATGGAGTGGTCGTTAGAGAATGTGAGGGAGATGGTGGCTGGAGGGATGCAGTCTATAAGGGAATGCGAAATCTGTGCTTTTGCCATAGCcatgtgtgtgctgctgctgtttatgtGGTATTGTTACAGGGTGGGCAGGGAGCACGGCTCCAGCCCTCTGCGTGGGAGGTATCTGGCTGGGCCCAGCCGGATTGGAGGGGTGGTGGGAGGCTTTATGAGTTCAGACTGCCGTGGCAGGGGGAAAGGGAAGCATGGGTCAATGCTAGAAGAGCAGAACGGCTTCGCTTTCTGCCAGTCATCAGAATGCTTCCGATGCACCAGCGCCGGAGAGAGTTTGAACCAGAGGCTCTATCACAGCCTGCAGGATTACGCCAAGCGCTACACCTGGTCAGGTATGGGCAGGGTGCATAAAGGAGTCCGCGATCAAGGCCGATACCTCAACAGCCGACCGACCATCCAACGGCCAGAGGTCTTCTTCCTCCCAGACCTACCGTCAGCCCCTTTCTTCTCCAGAGAAGTACAGAGACATGACGTGGAGCTGCTGGAGCAGAGCTTCCCCGCCCTTCTGGCTGAGTTTGAGAGCATCTACCACCAACCTCCGGCCCGCAGCGGCTCCTCACTGCCACCAGGGTGGAAAGCCAACAACACTCCTCGGGGGCAGTGGTGGACCTACTACCTGGTTAACCAAGGCACCCCATTGGTTCTTAATGTCAGGAGGTGTCCACGGGCCTGGAGGGTGCTGGGTCAGCTGCGCACCTTCATCGCCAACAACGTGTTCGGAAACGCCTGCTTCTCTGTGTTGACGCCCGGAGCTCTGATCACTGAGCATTACGGTCCAACAAATGTCAGGCTGCGCTGCCACCTGG GTCTCAGAGTGCCCCCCTCCTGTGAGCTTGTTGTTGGTGGAGAGCCACAGTGCTGGTCTGAGGGCAGCTGTCTGCTTTTTGATGACTCCTTCCTCCACAGGGCCTTCCACGAGG gcggCGCAGAGGACGGCCCCAGGGTGGTCTTCATGGTGGACCTCTGGCATCCCAACGTGGCCGCTGCTGAGAGACAAGCCTTGGACTACATTTTTACTCCGGGCCGCTTAGAGGACAAGGAGGGGAAATAG